A region of Chitinophaga horti DNA encodes the following proteins:
- a CDS encoding DUF5689 domain-containing protein — protein MKQRIMKNLLKYIIILVLAAGWFACNKEGNYPGSSIYPYLPIFDLRNVYQGKDVTLSKETMLGCDKITGVVISDHSGKNLPEGLLIMQDYRRLNLLRGIAIELGAAAADYVPGDSIVVELDGAVLTRKNGILQITGVTTTDITKVAANGSIPRVRVNSNLIINKPEDYESVMSVIVKGTFVPLPAPGDQFTGTHILNDGFGNLPLVTAAGATFASELLPAMSNYSVIVLRNEAGEPQLHMRTKADYEVFSASLELQSLIITGFLNDPTMDPASDGNYEYVQFKATKDINFATTPYSIVVSNNAGASTPIGVPAQGWATGGQRTYKFNIATGSVTKGEFFYVGGRFKTINGVNSTDISAAKWVTNYDYVAKAGEGFGSAKTNLMANSGNAFGIAVFEGTTVTAASTPVDVIFMGGGGSLYAAPASGYRISNNDWYDILNPLQPSVQQPFFRMGTNNLFLAYNAGDAGAFVMLGGEYSIPLRKWTQVRSQRNIFLTKTSVLTEIQSDSLSTKIVE, from the coding sequence ATGAAACAACGCATTATGAAGAATTTGCTGAAATATATCATCATATTGGTACTGGCGGCTGGCTGGTTCGCCTGTAACAAGGAGGGCAACTACCCCGGTTCCTCCATCTATCCATACCTGCCCATCTTCGATCTCAGGAACGTTTACCAGGGCAAGGATGTAACGCTGTCGAAAGAAACGATGCTCGGCTGCGATAAGATCACGGGCGTAGTGATTTCTGATCACTCGGGCAAAAACCTGCCCGAAGGGTTACTGATTATGCAGGACTATCGCCGCCTGAACCTGCTGCGCGGTATTGCAATTGAACTGGGTGCGGCTGCGGCTGACTATGTGCCGGGCGACTCCATCGTGGTAGAGCTGGACGGCGCGGTGCTTACCCGTAAAAATGGCATTCTGCAGATTACCGGGGTGACAACGACTGATATCACGAAAGTGGCGGCGAATGGCAGTATACCAAGGGTACGGGTGAACAGTAACCTCATCATCAACAAACCGGAGGATTATGAAAGTGTAATGTCCGTGATCGTGAAAGGTACATTTGTTCCGCTACCGGCACCTGGCGACCAGTTTACGGGAACGCACATACTGAACGACGGGTTTGGTAACCTGCCACTGGTAACCGCAGCTGGAGCTACGTTTGCGAGCGAGTTACTGCCTGCTATGTCTAATTACTCGGTGATCGTGCTTCGTAATGAAGCAGGCGAACCACAACTGCATATGCGCACGAAAGCAGATTACGAGGTGTTCAGCGCTTCGCTGGAGCTGCAATCGCTGATCATCACCGGCTTTTTGAACGACCCCACCATGGACCCTGCGTCCGACGGTAACTATGAATACGTGCAGTTCAAAGCTACGAAGGATATCAACTTTGCTACGACGCCATATTCTATCGTAGTGAGCAATAACGCCGGCGCCTCTACGCCGATTGGTGTGCCTGCACAGGGCTGGGCTACGGGCGGACAGCGTACCTACAAGTTTAATATCGCCACCGGTTCCGTTACAAAAGGTGAGTTCTTTTATGTAGGCGGCCGGTTCAAAACCATTAATGGTGTGAACTCTACGGATATATCTGCCGCGAAATGGGTGACCAATTATGACTACGTAGCCAAAGCCGGTGAAGGTTTCGGAAGTGCCAAGACCAACCTGATGGCCAATAGCGGCAATGCCTTTGGCATCGCGGTGTTTGAGGGCACAACGGTAACAGCCGCTTCCACGCCGGTGGATGTGATTTTCATGGGCGGCGGCGGATCGCTGTATGCTGCGCCGGCTTCCGGTTACCGCATCAGTAATAATGATTGGTACGATATACTCAATCCGTTGCAACCGAGTGTGCAACAGCCTTTCTTCCGCATGGGTACCAACAACCTGTTCCTGGCCTACAACGCCGGCGATGCAGGTGCGTTCGTGATGCTTGGCGGCGAGTACAGCATTCCCCTCCGCAAATGGACGCAGGTGCGCTCGCAGCGGAATATTTTCCTGACTAAAACATCGGTGCTTACAGAGATCCAGAGCGATTCACTGTCGACGAAGATCGTGGAGTAG
- a CDS encoding glycerol-3-phosphate dehydrogenase/oxidase: MTREAAIGELNSKVNAGDEWDLVIIGGGATGLGAALEAVTRGYKTLLVEQSDFAKSTSSKSTKLVHGGVRYLAQGDVALVREASIERGLLTKNAPHLVHNTSFVIPAYSLWDSIMYTVGLKLYDWMAGRLSLGRSRHISKRETLQRLPTLATNKLSSGILYHDGQFDDSRLAINLVQTIAEHGGLVLNYMKVTGLQKNSNGRIEKVKLQDVETNTTYEVKTRGVINATGVFADDVLRMDNPEARHSIAASQGVHLVLDREFLPGNDALMIPKTSDGRVLFAVPWHNKVVVGTTDTPVKAISLDPEALEQEISFILATAGAYLSKPPQRADVRSVWAGLRPLAAPQGNNEKTKEISRSHKITVSPAGLITIIGGKWTTFRKMAEDVIDKLEESHGWPVTRSVTDRLPLHGATERVDFDSPMYFYGADAPQVEALAKQEPALEEVLSSGLGIIKAQVIWAARNEMARTVEDVLARRIRALFLDAREAVRIAPQVAAMLAAELGYDQQWEAQQLREFNELAKTYMLN; the protein is encoded by the coding sequence CCGGCCTCGGTGCCGCTTTGGAAGCCGTTACACGCGGATACAAAACGTTACTCGTAGAACAGTCGGATTTTGCGAAATCAACTTCGAGCAAAAGCACGAAGCTGGTGCACGGCGGGGTGCGTTACCTCGCACAGGGTGACGTAGCACTGGTGCGCGAAGCCAGCATCGAGCGCGGATTACTTACCAAAAACGCACCGCACCTGGTACATAACACTTCTTTCGTCATACCGGCTTACTCGCTATGGGATAGCATTATGTATACAGTTGGCCTTAAGCTGTACGACTGGATGGCAGGACGCTTAAGTCTTGGCCGCTCGCGGCATATTTCGAAACGCGAAACGCTGCAACGCCTGCCCACACTGGCTACCAATAAACTATCTTCTGGCATTCTTTATCACGACGGGCAGTTCGACGATTCACGGCTGGCGATTAACCTGGTGCAAACCATCGCGGAGCATGGTGGATTGGTGCTGAACTATATGAAGGTGACTGGTCTGCAGAAAAATAGTAACGGCCGCATTGAAAAGGTAAAGTTGCAGGACGTGGAAACGAATACTACGTACGAAGTAAAAACCCGTGGAGTTATTAATGCCACGGGGGTTTTTGCGGATGATGTGTTACGCATGGACAATCCGGAAGCGCGGCATAGCATCGCTGCCAGTCAGGGTGTACATCTTGTGCTGGACCGCGAGTTCCTGCCGGGTAACGACGCGCTCATGATCCCGAAAACAAGTGACGGCCGTGTGTTGTTCGCAGTGCCCTGGCATAACAAAGTGGTGGTGGGCACGACGGATACGCCGGTAAAGGCGATCAGCCTGGATCCGGAAGCGCTGGAGCAGGAGATCAGTTTTATCCTGGCGACAGCGGGAGCTTACTTATCTAAACCGCCACAACGTGCCGATGTACGTAGTGTATGGGCCGGACTAAGGCCATTAGCTGCGCCGCAAGGCAATAATGAAAAGACAAAAGAGATTTCGAGAAGTCATAAAATTACGGTGTCGCCGGCTGGCCTGATTACGATCATCGGCGGTAAATGGACGACCTTCCGCAAAATGGCGGAAGATGTGATCGACAAACTGGAAGAATCGCATGGATGGCCCGTTACCAGGTCTGTTACAGACCGCCTGCCCCTGCATGGTGCCACAGAACGCGTGGATTTTGATAGCCCGATGTACTTCTATGGTGCCGACGCCCCGCAGGTGGAAGCACTGGCGAAACAGGAACCGGCCCTTGAAGAGGTGCTGAGCAGCGGGTTAGGCATCATAAAGGCGCAGGTAATATGGGCTGCAAGAAACGAAATGGCGCGCACCGTGGAAGATGTGCTGGCGCGCCGTATCCGTGCGCTGTTCCTCGACGCCCGCGAAGCTGTGCGCATCGCGCCGCAGGTGGCTGCTATGCTGGCCGCTGAACTGGGCTACGACCAACAATGGGAAGCGCAACAACTCAGGGAATTTAATGAACTCGCAAAGACTTATATGTTGAACTAA
- a CDS encoding nitroreductase family protein, with protein MTTFTEQPAYLKHVITHRRTVKPQSMNGQQIPNEKIQELLQLADWAPTHAYTEPWFFYVFAGDKVKQFCQDHAELYKKVRGEAYVPGTYDKLATMGDTASHVIISCMRRGANPNIPELEEIASAAAATQNLLLGAASEGISAYWGSGGMAYHPSMKEYLGLREEDKVLGVIYFGYSDITLAPGKRTIPLEQKIKWM; from the coding sequence ATGACAACATTTACAGAACAACCTGCTTACCTGAAGCACGTGATCACTCACCGTCGCACGGTAAAGCCACAAAGCATGAACGGGCAACAGATCCCGAACGAGAAAATACAGGAACTGCTGCAACTGGCCGACTGGGCCCCTACCCACGCTTATACGGAACCCTGGTTCTTTTACGTATTCGCCGGCGATAAGGTAAAACAGTTCTGCCAGGATCACGCCGAGCTGTATAAGAAAGTACGCGGCGAAGCGTATGTACCAGGCACTTACGACAAGCTGGCCACTATGGGCGACACGGCTTCGCACGTAATCATTTCGTGCATGCGCCGCGGTGCCAACCCGAACATCCCCGAACTGGAGGAAATCGCTTCCGCCGCTGCTGCCACGCAAAACCTGCTGCTGGGGGCCGCTTCCGAAGGCATTTCTGCTTACTGGGGTTCGGGCGGTATGGCCTACCACCCTTCGATGAAGGAATACCTGGGCCTGCGCGAGGAAGACAAAGTACTGGGCGTGATCTATTTCGGCTATTCCGACATCACCCTCGCTCCCGGCAAACGCACCATCCCGCTGGAGCAAAAGATCAAGTGGATGTAA
- a CDS encoding SusD/RagB family nutrient-binding outer membrane lipoprotein produces MKQLTYKLSAAFVLAVLLLTGCTKDFKKLNTSPNNTTDVLPGQLLAPALVNTLTYNLSRNRNFNNELMQVTVDMNDGEGRVFRYDFNNTWADYLYNNWYIQLTNLKDMYRLAADTTSPEYNKTYMGISLICQSWIYSLLTDAYGDVPFRRSNLGRDSLIYEPQFDQQKDIYAGIFDNLERANVLLSTSQAIDPAFDPVYNGAVLNWRKFGNSLYLRLLLRISGKQEVAQQAIAKFQEIAGDPLDYPIITTTAESAILKWTGKAPFQNPLTTAVREQDYRAPGIASFFIDHLVAWNDPRINISLGANGINRWGIAQSTEGFKGVPSGYLPGQGGAKKSYFLSNTSTTSMQTDPLAGMILNVAEVKLMLAEATVKGWLTATPAATYYNDGARLSIQQWMPTWNVDIVTHLTNADMQWNDAETLEEKMEKIHLQKYYALFMTDLQQWFEYRRTGHPNLPKGPGLANNGVMPARFNYPVYVQSANPTNYKLAIAAQGPDDISTQVWWQKP; encoded by the coding sequence ATGAAACAACTTACTTATAAGCTATCTGCGGCGTTCGTATTGGCAGTACTGCTGCTGACCGGCTGTACCAAAGATTTCAAGAAACTGAATACGAGCCCGAACAATACTACTGATGTATTGCCCGGACAACTGCTGGCGCCCGCTCTGGTAAACACGCTCACGTACAACCTGTCGCGCAACCGCAACTTCAACAATGAACTGATGCAGGTGACGGTGGATATGAACGATGGCGAGGGCCGCGTGTTCCGCTACGACTTCAATAATACCTGGGCCGATTACCTGTATAACAACTGGTACATCCAGCTCACCAACTTAAAGGATATGTACCGCCTGGCTGCCGACACAACCAGTCCGGAGTACAATAAAACGTATATGGGCATTTCGCTCATCTGCCAGTCATGGATCTATTCCCTGCTTACAGATGCCTATGGCGACGTGCCTTTCCGCCGCTCTAACCTGGGCCGCGACAGTCTCATTTATGAGCCGCAGTTTGATCAGCAGAAGGATATATACGCCGGCATCTTCGACAACCTGGAGCGGGCTAACGTACTGTTGAGTACCAGCCAGGCTATTGATCCCGCGTTTGATCCGGTGTATAACGGTGCGGTGTTAAACTGGCGTAAGTTCGGCAACTCGCTCTACCTGCGACTGCTGCTGCGTATTTCCGGTAAACAGGAGGTGGCGCAACAAGCGATCGCCAAGTTCCAGGAGATTGCAGGTGATCCTTTGGATTACCCGATTATCACGACTACTGCGGAATCTGCGATACTAAAGTGGACGGGCAAAGCGCCCTTCCAGAACCCGCTCACAACCGCAGTGCGTGAGCAGGACTACCGCGCACCAGGTATTGCGAGTTTCTTTATTGATCATCTCGTTGCCTGGAACGATCCGCGTATCAACATATCACTTGGTGCAAACGGGATTAACCGCTGGGGCATCGCACAGTCTACAGAAGGCTTTAAAGGCGTGCCCAGTGGTTATTTACCAGGACAAGGCGGCGCGAAGAAATCATATTTCCTGTCTAACACATCTACCACCTCCATGCAAACCGATCCGCTGGCAGGTATGATCCTGAATGTGGCAGAAGTAAAACTGATGCTCGCCGAAGCAACGGTGAAAGGCTGGTTGACAGCCACGCCTGCAGCTACTTACTACAACGACGGAGCGCGACTGAGCATTCAGCAATGGATGCCTACCTGGAACGTGGATATTGTGACGCACCTCACCAATGCAGATATGCAATGGAATGATGCGGAAACGCTGGAGGAGAAGATGGAAAAGATCCACCTGCAAAAATACTACGCACTGTTCATGACCGACCTGCAACAGTGGTTCGAGTACCGTCGCACCGGTCATCCCAACCTGCCGAAAGGCCCGGGGCTGGCGAACAATGGCGTAATGCCGGCACGCTTCAATTACCCGGTGTATGTGCAATCGGCTAATCCAACGAATTATAAACTGGCCATAGCAGCGCAAGGTCCGGACGACATCTCCACACAAGTATGGTGGCAGAAACCGTAA
- a CDS encoding SusC/RagA family TonB-linked outer membrane protein, whose product MKHFLLFLTCLQLCIGGMVHGNNTTHPASGQQEGDVVVRGTVTGEKGEALFGVSVHLKGSTKGATTDKDGKYLITLPSTGGVLVFSYMGFIAREENIKTTRVFNVSLKQDPKALNEVVVTALGIKRDEKALGYAATVVKGDQLTEALPSNWTDALSGKVAGLNLVRSNGGPTGSIKIILRGENNLTGNNEALVVVDGVIVSGGGVGGSGRRTAQVGEAAYGTGSDNMPADYGSGLNDINPEDIENITVLKGPGAAALYGQNGANGAIIITTKAGSTKKKGLGITVNSNGSMETVNRWPDLQYEYGQGTGGSSYYSYGASADGNSTSATSSAYGPRFAGQMYFQYDPTIQDPGKERTLWKPYVNSTRKYFQPGKTLTNSISMDGGNDKTSARFSITNVQNSWIMPNTGYKRTTLALSVNSKATDKLTIATKINYTNKNSDNLPGTGYGNQSIMYWYIFWQPNADLNWLRNYWQIGKEKRAIEFPFSSFPENPYAIAYEFLNQSDRDAVTANATATYTFSKELSLQVRASTDLSYERRAQLRPYDAGSRLPKGSYRTQNIFSQEVTADWLLKYAKKLNKDFDISATLGGSAMRNFYNKDEVRADSLTVPGVYNMANSKGPKITLPIVSRFGLNSFYGLFSASYRDYLFVDVTGRQDWNSTLATPQRTDNAGFFYTSANLSFVLSEVTKLPSMFDFAKLRFSASSVGSGGTIPYYTAYGYESPLNFDGYAQNPNLITNPNLKPLRTVTYEVGAAAKFLKGRAGLDVAYYIGTTKDQILTRTLDRSSGWPWAVINTGTVRNKGFELSLNGTPVSTKNFKWNTSVNYSTNRNRIVDLPDSSVVLRTGPIGGGQIVAKVGGSMGDLYGRGYLRAPDGQIVYDPTNGFARLANDVLYLGNTMPKGKIGFSNDFSYRQFRLSMLFDAQWGAVAHSLMHHKLSEQGKTTNTLPGRASGLIGKGVMEDQDGKYVPNTVVATDVDYYYRSHWGIDNAEGNTFSTDFIKFREARIDYTIKPAVLKRTGLQRVTVGVYGRNLFIWSPWPMFDPEFGTISGTDIVQGFEIAQFPSTRTFGFNVIIGL is encoded by the coding sequence ATGAAACACTTTTTACTATTCCTCACCTGCCTGCAGCTGTGTATTGGCGGCATGGTGCACGGTAACAACACAACACATCCCGCCTCCGGCCAACAGGAGGGAGATGTGGTGGTAAGGGGCACGGTTACAGGCGAAAAAGGCGAAGCGCTGTTCGGAGTGTCCGTGCATCTCAAAGGCTCTACCAAAGGAGCTACTACGGATAAAGACGGTAAATACCTGATTACACTGCCTTCCACAGGCGGTGTGCTGGTGTTCTCTTACATGGGCTTCATCGCGCGCGAAGAGAATATTAAAACAACGCGGGTGTTTAATGTTTCTCTCAAACAAGATCCCAAGGCACTCAACGAAGTGGTGGTAACGGCGCTCGGCATCAAACGGGATGAAAAGGCGCTGGGTTACGCCGCTACGGTGGTGAAAGGCGATCAGCTGACGGAAGCATTGCCGAGTAACTGGACGGATGCGCTGTCCGGTAAAGTGGCCGGTCTTAACCTGGTCCGCTCGAACGGTGGCCCCACAGGTTCTATCAAAATTATCCTCCGTGGTGAAAATAACCTCACCGGTAACAACGAAGCGTTGGTCGTAGTAGACGGTGTGATCGTTAGTGGCGGCGGTGTTGGCGGCAGTGGCCGGCGCACGGCGCAGGTGGGAGAGGCGGCTTACGGTACAGGCAGCGATAATATGCCGGCCGACTATGGCAGTGGTCTCAATGACATTAACCCGGAAGATATTGAAAACATTACGGTGCTGAAAGGCCCGGGTGCAGCGGCTTTGTACGGACAAAACGGCGCAAACGGAGCGATCATCATCACTACGAAAGCAGGTAGCACTAAAAAGAAAGGACTCGGTATCACAGTAAACTCCAACGGTTCCATGGAAACGGTTAACCGCTGGCCCGACCTGCAATATGAATATGGCCAGGGTACGGGCGGCAGCAGTTATTACTCGTACGGCGCCTCGGCCGACGGTAACAGCACATCGGCCACCAGCTCTGCTTACGGCCCGCGTTTCGCCGGACAAATGTACTTCCAGTACGACCCAACGATCCAGGACCCCGGTAAGGAAAGAACGCTGTGGAAACCGTACGTGAACTCTACCCGCAAATATTTCCAGCCTGGTAAAACACTTACTAATTCTATCAGCATGGACGGTGGTAACGACAAAACATCGGCACGTTTCTCCATCACCAATGTGCAGAACAGCTGGATCATGCCTAACACCGGCTACAAACGTACCACCCTGGCCTTGTCAGTAAACTCCAAAGCAACGGACAAGCTCACGATCGCTACCAAGATCAACTATACCAATAAGAACAGCGATAACCTTCCCGGCACCGGTTATGGTAACCAGTCGATCATGTACTGGTATATCTTCTGGCAGCCGAATGCTGATCTTAACTGGCTGCGTAACTACTGGCAGATTGGTAAAGAGAAACGGGCGATCGAATTCCCGTTCAGCTCTTTCCCGGAAAACCCTTATGCTATCGCGTATGAATTCCTGAACCAGTCTGACCGTGACGCAGTAACCGCGAATGCGACAGCTACTTATACTTTTAGTAAGGAGCTCAGTTTGCAGGTGCGTGCGTCGACTGACCTCAGTTACGAGCGCCGTGCGCAGTTGCGGCCTTATGATGCAGGCAGCCGTCTTCCCAAAGGCAGCTACCGCACACAAAATATCTTCTCGCAAGAGGTAACGGCCGACTGGTTACTGAAGTATGCGAAAAAGCTGAATAAAGACTTCGACATCTCTGCTACATTAGGTGGTAGCGCAATGCGAAACTTTTACAATAAGGATGAAGTGCGCGCGGATTCTCTCACGGTGCCTGGCGTATACAACATGGCTAACTCAAAAGGTCCTAAAATCACCCTGCCGATTGTTTCACGTTTCGGCCTGAACAGCTTCTATGGCTTGTTTTCCGCTTCTTACAGAGATTATTTGTTTGTGGATGTAACCGGCCGCCAGGACTGGAATAGTACACTGGCTACACCGCAGCGTACGGATAATGCCGGCTTCTTTTACACCTCCGCAAACCTAAGTTTCGTGCTCTCCGAAGTAACGAAACTGCCGTCGATGTTCGATTTTGCCAAGCTGCGTTTCTCCGCATCCAGCGTAGGTAGCGGCGGTACAATACCCTATTACACAGCATATGGTTACGAAAGCCCGTTGAACTTCGACGGTTATGCACAAAACCCCAACCTGATCACTAACCCGAACCTGAAACCTTTGCGCACAGTGACCTACGAAGTGGGTGCTGCCGCCAAGTTCCTGAAAGGCCGGGCCGGACTGGATGTGGCCTACTACATTGGTACTACGAAAGACCAGATCCTTACACGTACGCTGGATCGTTCTTCCGGCTGGCCATGGGCAGTGATCAATACCGGTACGGTACGTAACAAGGGCTTTGAATTATCGCTGAACGGCACACCGGTATCTACCAAAAACTTTAAATGGAATACCAGTGTTAACTACTCCACCAACCGTAACCGCATCGTAGATCTCCCGGATAGTTCGGTAGTGTTACGTACCGGCCCTATCGGTGGCGGACAGATCGTGGCAAAAGTAGGCGGCAGCATGGGCGACCTGTACGGTCGCGGATATTTAAGAGCGCCTGATGGACAAATCGTATACGATCCTACCAATGGCTTCGCACGATTGGCGAATGATGTACTATATCTCGGTAACACGATGCCTAAAGGTAAAATTGGCTTTAGCAACGATTTCAGTTACCGCCAGTTCCGTTTAAGCATGTTGTTCGATGCACAGTGGGGAGCAGTTGCACATTCACTCATGCATCATAAATTATCGGAGCAGGGTAAAACGACCAACACGCTGCCCGGCCGCGCCAGTGGCCTTATTGGCAAAGGTGTAATGGAAGACCAGGATGGTAAGTACGTACCTAACACAGTGGTAGCGACCGACGTGGATTATTACTATCGCTCTCATTGGGGCATTGATAACGCGGAAGGTAACACGTTCTCTACCGACTTCATCAAGTTCAGGGAAGCGCGTATTGATTATACCATTAAACCCGCCGTGTTGAAGAGAACTGGTTTACAACGTGTAACCGTTGGGGTGTATGGACGTAACCTGTTCATCTGGTCGCCATGGCCGATGTTCGATCCCGAGTTTGGTACCATCAGCGGTACAGATATCGTACAGGGATTTGAGATCGCGCAATTCCCGTCTACCCGCACCTTTGGCTTCAACGTGATTATCGGACTTTAA
- a CDS encoding glycerophosphodiester phosphodiesterase produces the protein MKNAIKGVLAACLLIAACTSPKKATTQTDVAFPAFDKEGHRGSRGLMPENTIPAMKKAIDVGATTLEMDAAISRDKQVIVSHDPYFNHLITTTPDGKSFTKAEEKQYALYKMTYDEIKRFDVGAKGNPGFPEQQKMAVHKPLLADLIAASEAYAKEKGVKPVWYNIETKCQPATDNQLHPAPQEFVDLLVKVVDQQGVTDRTVIQSFDRRTLQVLHKQHPAIKTSYLVAATAKKSLGEYIAELGFTPFALSPYYTMVDADMVKACKAAGIKLVPWTVNEKAEIIRLKQLGVDGIITDYPNLFAEAGF, from the coding sequence ATGAAGAACGCTATTAAAGGAGTATTGGCCGCCTGTCTCCTCATCGCCGCCTGCACCTCGCCTAAAAAGGCCACCACGCAGACTGACGTCGCCTTCCCTGCTTTCGATAAGGAAGGCCACCGCGGCAGCCGCGGCCTCATGCCCGAAAATACTATCCCGGCCATGAAAAAGGCCATCGACGTCGGTGCCACCACTTTAGAAATGGATGCTGCCATCTCCAGGGATAAACAGGTGATCGTATCGCACGACCCGTACTTCAACCACCTCATCACCACTACGCCGGATGGCAAGTCGTTCACCAAGGCGGAGGAAAAGCAGTACGCCCTCTATAAGATGACCTACGACGAGATCAAACGTTTCGACGTAGGCGCCAAGGGCAACCCTGGTTTCCCTGAGCAGCAGAAGATGGCCGTACATAAACCCCTGCTCGCCGATCTTATCGCCGCTTCCGAAGCCTACGCGAAGGAGAAAGGTGTAAAGCCGGTTTGGTATAACATCGAAACCAAATGCCAGCCCGCTACCGATAACCAGCTGCACCCCGCTCCACAGGAGTTCGTGGATTTGCTGGTGAAAGTGGTGGACCAGCAAGGCGTTACGGACCGTACAGTCATCCAGTCGTTCGACAGGCGCACGTTGCAGGTATTACACAAGCAACACCCGGCCATTAAAACCAGCTACCTGGTTGCCGCCACCGCCAAAAAGTCCCTCGGCGAATACATCGCCGAACTTGGCTTTACGCCTTTTGCCCTCAGTCCCTACTACACGATGGTAGATGCCGATATGGTAAAAGCCTGCAAAGCCGCCGGCATAAAACTCGTACCCTGGACAGTCAACGAAAAGGCAGAGATCATCCGCCTGAAGCAACTCGGCGTAGACGGCATCATCACCGACTACCCCAACCTATTTGCGGAAGCCGGTTTTTAA
- a CDS encoding calcineurin-like phosphoesterase family protein, producing MHRRNFLYLTSLLGAGILTGADKAYSAIVGGRATKVTGKVTAKGKALKDVVVSDGFSVVKTDAKGRFAFTASEKAGFVFISVPAGYAIPVSKEGMAAYYQPLEPKDAQSFDFALTPLTKNDNEHNFIVWADPQIKNQQDTQQLLTESAPDTRDLIKSYPADTLWHGIGCGDLVWDEHDLFDEYIQAAGMTGVPFFQVIGNHDQDYRQGGDETSDRTFKKVFGPTYYSFNRGKAHYVVLDNVYYLGKEREYKGMITDEQLDWLAKDLATVKPGSLVILSVHIPVYNEVWKRRGYEAPGTGSVTENRDKLYALLKNYKAHIMSGHTHFNENVINEGVFEHVHGAVCGAWWTGSICEDGTPSGYGVYEVKGDELKWYYKGVGKPKDYQISIFQDEIDPTNIIANVWNYDPEWKVELSADGKSLGAMNRFVGFDPLAVKLYKGAGMPVKRKFVEPNATDHLFRANVAINTQAITVTATDRFGTVYTQTLELGATGKQPKK from the coding sequence ATGCACAGGCGTAATTTTCTTTACCTCACTTCCTTATTAGGTGCAGGTATACTTACAGGAGCAGACAAAGCTTATTCAGCGATCGTGGGTGGTCGCGCTACCAAAGTAACCGGTAAAGTCACCGCGAAAGGTAAAGCGCTGAAAGATGTAGTTGTGAGCGACGGCTTCTCCGTAGTAAAAACCGACGCCAAAGGCCGTTTCGCTTTTACTGCCAGCGAAAAGGCAGGCTTCGTGTTCATCAGCGTGCCCGCCGGTTACGCCATACCGGTAAGTAAAGAAGGCATGGCGGCTTATTACCAGCCCCTCGAACCGAAAGATGCACAAAGCTTCGACTTCGCTTTAACACCACTTACAAAAAACGACAACGAACATAACTTCATCGTGTGGGCCGACCCGCAGATCAAAAATCAGCAGGATACACAACAACTGCTCACCGAATCGGCGCCCGATACCCGCGACCTGATCAAAAGTTATCCCGCCGACACGCTGTGGCACGGCATCGGCTGCGGCGATCTGGTTTGGGACGAGCACGACCTGTTCGACGAATACATCCAGGCCGCCGGTATGACAGGCGTTCCCTTCTTCCAGGTGATTGGTAACCACGACCAGGACTACCGCCAGGGTGGCGATGAAACCAGTGACCGCACGTTTAAAAAAGTATTCGGCCCAACCTATTACTCCTTCAATCGCGGCAAGGCACACTATGTTGTGCTCGATAACGTGTATTACCTCGGTAAAGAGCGCGAGTACAAGGGAATGATTACGGACGAGCAGCTGGACTGGCTGGCGAAAGACCTCGCTACGGTGAAGCCCGGCAGCCTGGTGATCCTCAGCGTGCACATTCCAGTGTACAACGAAGTCTGGAAACGCAGGGGCTACGAAGCGCCCGGTACCGGCTCTGTTACAGAGAACCGCGACAAACTGTACGCACTGCTGAAAAATTATAAAGCACACATCATGAGTGGTCACACCCACTTCAACGAAAACGTGATCAACGAAGGCGTGTTTGAACACGTGCATGGCGCAGTGTGCGGTGCCTGGTGGACCGGCTCCATCTGCGAAGACGGTACGCCCAGCGGTTATGGTGTGTACGAAGTGAAGGGAGACGAACTGAAATGGTATTATAAAGGAGTAGGTAAACCGAAAGATTACCAGATCAGCATTTTCCAGGACGAAATTGATCCCACCAACATCATCGCCAACGTGTGGAATTATGATCCGGAGTGGAAAGTAGAACTGTCGGCCGACGGTAAGTCGCTCGGTGCTATGAACCGTTTCGTTGGTTTTGATCCGCTGGCAGTAAAACTGTACAAAGGTGCCGGCATGCCGGTGAAGCGTAAGTTTGTGGAGCCTAACGCCACCGACCACTTATTCAGGGCCAATGTAGCGATCAACACCCAGGCGATCACCGTTACCGCAACCGATCGTTTCGGCACTGTATATACACAAACGCTAGAGCTGGGTGCCACCGGTAAACAGCCTAAAAAGTAA